TGTGGGTTCGGAGACTCTAAACTAGGGTTTATGCTTGTTCTGTTTTCTTTTTGTTGTTATGTGGATGAAGAGAAGATTATGAGGGTTTTGTTGTTgttaaatgaccattttgcccctgaggaaaaggacaaaatagcagggttttttttgaaaaatctgagttgattttgcttttggaccaaaatgacaataaaaatgAAACCACAAGGATTCCAATGCAAAAACCTTAagatttagactaaaatgacaaaactaTCCAACCTCAGTGACCAAAATAACAATTTACTCTAGATAATAACATTTTCTCTCCCAATACTCACAACTGCTTAGAACAATATATAAAAATCCAGTCACATACGAGATCAACTGTGAATCTTAAGCTTAAAGGCCCAAGCGCCCAAGCTCAATAAGCCCTAACGATttcttttttctaattttttaagaatTGTATCTGTAGGACTAATCGATCACCCCCCGACGCCCTTCTGTTCTCTGGCCATCTACAAAACACCCGCATCCACAGTCACCTAATCGAAGCCCCAATCGAAGTTTCCAACCGTGGCTAAGGTAGAAAGTCTTCAAATCTTGAATTTTGATAACTTGATTTTCATACAGATTGTTACCGCTAACTGCTAATTTACACATGCGTTGGTGATTTGATACTTCTTGTTATTAGTTACTTTATCACAGTTATGATGAAAACCCTAATGGATTCCTGTCTCACTTGGCTGAATTAATTCATGTCATTATTGAAGTTtatctttggttcttgtttaattaattgatttagttttttcatttttagttttttaataTCTGTGTTTGTTAACGTTGCAGTCGATATAAACTGTACAAAATGCAAGATGaacatttttagttttttttaatgttGAATAAAATCAGCTTGATTTTCGGATTCATATGTCATTGATATGATTTAGGAACAAGAATGGTGTTGTTTTGGTGTCGGACAAGGCAAGTGCAGCTCCGGGCTATATCGAATCAGTTGAAACGTTGCTATTTTCAGATTCACGAGTCGTCTTCGATTATCAGGGGAACCAACATTGGTGTTGTGAATGGTCCATGTTTGTCTTTTCATAGGACTGGATCCGAGTTTGGCAACCGTGTGCGATTCTTTGCGGCCCCTGCTCAGGTTATTCACTTGTATGTTAACATAGTTGTTTAGATCTTATAATCTGATAAATTGTTTGTGCGTTTGAATTGAACTTTTGTATGTTTATCGTAATATGTGTTGAACTGGTTGGTTAGGTTAAGCCGAAGTATGAAGGGAAGGATAAGGATAAGGATAAGGATAAGGGGCGCCCTCGAATGAACAAACAAATAAATGAACCATATGTTAGGCTTGTCACTGATGAAGGTCTGTTTATTATTTTATGTACACGCTAGGGGTGTTCATTATTTGTATCGCACTCGCATAACTTGAAATTCGAAGAAAAAAGTCAAATTTGAATATTTGCTTATTCGAATCGAGTAATTATTCGATCCGAACAGTAAGTTGAATTCGAGCTGAATTCGAATATGAGTTTCCGTTATTCGAACCTATTTGAATAACTTGATACGGTTATTCGAATATTCGATCTGCTGTTTAGGTGCTGCTCATTTTCTagttgttttgatgttgtttggGGCTCATGACCTGAAGGTTTATTatgtttttatgtgttttttttaaactttttaattcTGCTTTGGGGTTGTTTTTATTATGCACGTTTTAGATTTTTAACAGTTAAAGAAAATAGtaatttagttttttttgttGTAATTAAAAAatttctgtttctttttcttaatttgAATAAGTCGGATAAACCCAAATTCGAATAACATTATACAAATCGTATAAATCTAATCTCAGGTGAATTCGAGACGAATTCGAATATAGATTTTAAGACTTTAAACTCGAATAACCCGATTCGAATAACTCGAAATTCGACTTGACGAACACCCGTAGTACATACTTGTATAGTCTATACACCATTTCTATTTTCTTGTTAGACCATTTCTATTTTCTTGTTAATCGTTTAGAACAATGCAAAATTTGCAGGGCATGATGTAGTGGAAAGGGATGTAGCATTGGCGCGTGCAACAGAACTTGAACTTGATTTAGTCGAGGTACATCTTTTTCGAAAACTAATATATATTCGACCCTTTTCGTATCTTTTCATATTGaacattattgtttttttttatgcaCAACGAAGCGTAACTAAGCTGACATACTAAATATTACTAATGTAAATTACTTTTGTCGTGCTCGTTTTGTTGCAGGTTCAATCCGGTAACCCACCCGTTTGCAAACTCATGGACTATAACAAAGAGATGTACAAAAAACATATATTGGAGAAAGAGCGAACCAAAAAGAAGGTAGGTGTTCCTTTACAAGTGAAGACATTACttctatataaaatataaaatataattctttctggattatataaatatgtGAGAATTAAAAGTTTGCTATGTTAAATATCTTGGgttttatatttgttttaaacTTTTTGCAGGCTGATGTATCCTTACGTAAAGGAGGATTGAAAGAGGTTCGCATTACTCATAAAATTGTAAGTTATAACCAATCTTGATCATTGTTTGTAAGTTTCTTAATATttataagagtaaaatgccattttcgtccctgaggtttagcCAGTTTTGGGACTTCCGTCCAAAGATTTGtgtttccgcatctggatccaaaagctTTGAactcttgccattttcatccggctggTAAACTCCATCCAATTTTCTTctttaagtcaggggtattttcgtcttttttttgTAAACTCAAAGGGAAATTCGGTCTTTttactttatgtacaagcatttagcataatgtacaagtattcaaaagaccaaattgcccttttaagtatacccctgacttaacggaaaaaatggatggagttaacgagccggatgaaaatggcaaagatttcaaatcttttggatTCAGaagcggaaaaacaaacctttagacgaaagtcgcaaaactggccaaacctcaggagCGAAAATGGCATATACTCTATTTATAAGCATAGTTGTCAAAAGCGCCAAAGGCGCGTGCATAGGCGCTCGGGCGCAGCGAGGCGCGCCTATAGCGCCTGGTGGTAGCTTAGGCGCAAAAATGGGCTTTTTTTGTAAAAACGGTGCTCAGGCGCAAAAGGCGCGCGCTCGGGCGCAGCGAGGCGAGCCGAAGCTGAATATCCAATTGATGTTGATGGAAGTTCTGATGACTTTGATGATGgtcttgatgattgatgatgaacTATAAGTTTAAATGTTTTAGTAACCGCAAACGTTTGTATAAGTCCTAGTAACTTTTGGTATCACAACGTGTGTATAAGTCCTATACTTTTGCTACTAACTATTAGCTACATGATCTTAAATGgcatatataatagttttttttttttttattttatatgtggaatcttatttattttcaaagcataacatattttttatattttatttctctatgtgcgcttttcttaaaaaagcccacgttttttttgcgccttgcgtctttgacaacatatGCAATTGACAGTAACCTGAAGCATATATAATATTTGTGTATGTATGCAACTGACAGAAACCTGATGTATATGTGACATGTGCATATTTATGCAACTATAACCCTTTTTTTCTTTGAACTTATAATCTTAATTAGTTTAATATTAATAAGTTTATTTAACAAATAAGTTGAAAAATAGTTGGCAAgtgacaaagttttcaaacttcCCGGTTGTCGTGTTCAAAACATGCTTACTTTGCTTTTATAATTACTCTGTGTCTCACTGCGGATTGATTCAACGCTGCGTGTTGCTTTAAATATATAAGGGTCGTCCATCTGTAAGCTCATTTGTCTAAATGAGAACCCATCTCTCATCGCTGGTTGCTTTCGTTTCTTTGGGTTCTTCCAGCTTTAAGAACATGAAGTGACAATCTTTACTTAATCCGGTTCAACCGTGTTTGTTTAAAAACCATACGATTTGTTGTAGCGCGTTTCAGTTGAACCAGTTCGGCCTTAATAACAACACTGCTTTGTATTTATTAGATCTGACAGTTTTTACCCATTTGCTTTTTAACTTGTTGATTTGGGTTGTCTTTTATCTTAAATTGTCAAATTAAAAACATTAATTAAAAGGAGAACTTAGTCAAATGGATATTTTCTATTATCTGCACTGGTCAGTTGAGTCAAATGGGACACTTTGTACCTATGTTGTCAAAAGTGCGTAAGGCGCGCCTAGGCGACCGGGCGCAGCGAGGCGCGGCTATAGCGCCTGGTGGTGGCTCAGGCGAGAATATGGGTTTTTTTCTGTAAAAACGCTGCTCAGGCGAGCGCCCAGAGCCAGGCGCAGGTGAGGAAAGGCGCGGGCTTTAAACATGTGAGGCGCAATGAAGAAGAAAAAGGAGTGACAAACCGATTTAAGTGCAGCAATCACCTTCTGTGTCTTCGTTCTTCTCACGttccttctttttttttttttttttttttttttttcttttctattttGCAAGAGCGGCAGTCTTTTTTTTGACATATACTCCTAGGGTTTTAATGTTTGCGTATTAAAAAAATATTGGGCTTTTCCTTTTCCATTTTTGTTATATTTGAGCTTTCTTTTTTATTTGCTACTGAGATTTCTGTATCCACGATTTGTGCCTTAAATCTTTCAATTAACCTTGTTTAtatcttattttcttatttataacagcttttatttttcttatatgaattatatatataataattagaTTTTTATTGTATTTGTAAAATAGTATTAATGTAATAATTGTTAAGGCCTATTATTAAACTAGCCCTAAACAAGTCTAAAAGCCCTAAAACTAGTATTTTTATACTCTGTGCCTCACTTAAAAAAGCCCTCGCTTTTTtagcgccttgcgcctaggctccgggcgagACATATGCGCCTTAAGTGCGCCTTGCACCTTTGACAACTACATAGTTCATAAGTATGGTTTTCTTCTATCTTGGCCCCTCCTTGATGCTATATTGCTATTTCACGAAATGCTGTTTTTATTTCCAGGATAAACATGATATGCAAACAAAAGCGGACACCGTCAAACGATTGGCTGAGCGTGGTTACCGAGTTAAGGTATATTTGTATAACTAAAATCATTGTCATTCGTAATTGTGATACGTGCTGATACTACAATCGGGTCTTGTTATGCGACTTATATCAAATGTCGGTCACATGTTaatgttttaaaatgttttacGGTTTTGCAGTGTATGGCGGTGGTAGTGCCTAATGAAGATACCAAAAAGCAGAATTTAGCAGGACTGCTATCTCGTCTAGCTGCTCTGGTACGTTTAACTTTAACAGGTGAAAttgattattaaaaaaaaactaaggaAACgggaaacgggtcaaatgggtagAAAGTCATCCGAATGTGTTCTATTTCATTTATAATATAGCTTTCAATTAACAGATTGACGATTTTTCTATCGTGGAAAGTGGGCCCAAGATAGAGGCGAAACAAGCATACATTGTTGTAAGACATTCCAAATTTGGACCGTTAAAGAAAGGCACAGGCAAAAAGAATGTTTTAGAAATACTAAATAGTAGCATTTCAAAACAAAGCCTGGAAGAAGAGCAAAGCTTAAACGAAGCCGATTCTGATACTGTAGAGGATACGGATTCCGAAACAGAAACGGAACTGGATTCAACCGATGACTTTGACCAAAACCAAAGGGTCAAAGCTGCACCAGAAGTTACAAATAGGTATGCAGCCACAAAACAAACTAATAATGGGTCAGAAAACAGGTATGCAACCACTAGGCCGACAAATGGTCCAGGTGTGAGAAGACAGTTTGAAcctgaaagtcaaagtcaacatcaAAGTCAAAACCCAAACAATCGACGAGGGGATTTCAGCAGGCGAGGTCCAGGTGAATCAGCATCAGGTTATGGGATGTTTGATCCACCAAAACCGAACAATGATTCGCAGAGAGATAGTAGACCCGTCGAAGTAAACAGGTACCAGAAAGGACCGAGGCCACAAGTACCAACTTCACGGGGCGATTACAGTAGAGAAAACACAAATATGAACCCTGGTGGCGTCAGGGATAAGCAAGCCGGTTTCCGAAGATGAATAAACAATTTTGTAGAAGCAAATGCGGCACTTGTGGGTTGTCATTTAATTTTTATTGGTATAATTTGCATGGCTGGCACTATGCAGTGTTTGCTAGTCCATTGAGTTATGAGATTGAAACTGGATTAATATAATGATCACACTGCTAAGGGTTAGTGGTTTTTTAccatatggtttttttttttttttttttttttttttttttttttttttttttcttttggacTGTTAGAAATAAGTTGTTATACTAGCGGTGATTGGAAACATGTTTAAAAGCGATTATGTCTCTACCGTATTTTTTGTTTCATTTCTTCTGCAATGATCTCAAACATAAGTGTTTTTGGTTCCACTTTGTGATCACTTTTGAACTACTGAGTCATTTCGTCTTGTCAAGTTCAATGTTCGTGAAAATCGAGTTCAATGTTAGTGAAACTGATCAACATTCTTTTTGTTTCAATGCAGCAAGATCCAAGTTGTGTTGGTTGATAATTGGGCATATTTTATTCATGAACACTGGATTTTTAGTAAGACTTAAAATTCAAAGAGTACTAAACATATAAATGGATTGATAAGTCAGGAAACTATAAGAGGAAATAAGAAACAAATTAGAATTTTGACCCTTTGCGAAAGTAACTCGATTTTTTTTCCGACGCGGCCGCCCATGTTTAGTGAACATTTTATAGGATTGAATAGTCAAAGGGATCTTTTGAGACATTTGAAAGTCAAAAGAGACATTTTGGGgatttttgaaaaataaattagTGAGCTTTTTATGTGTAAAGCAGACAATATTATTTTAGAATGTATTTATGTTGCATGacttaataatataataaataactATTTAGGTATATATTCTTCTCGGTTTTCATAATTTCGGGTATTTGTGTGCACCTCCCAGGCATGCGCAGCCGCGATTCAAGTGCGTTAGGTTATCATATGTTCAGTGGCAGATCTTGCCTGTTGAACGTGTTAGGGCCGAAAGACATGGGCACTAAAAAAAACTCTGGCAAGCTggggccaaacatagtatatataaaaaatttcgatcgaaatgcggaaaattagcactacggccaaAAAACTTGCCCGGGCCGTGGCCCTGCCAGTGGCCTTCTAAGAACCGCCCCTGCTTTGATATTTTATTCTTTTAATTGTGAGTTATTCATTAAAATAGTTGAACGTTAATTTATagagtattatattatattatattatagtaTAACGAGATAAATTGTATACATATACTTTTGTCACCATCAAATGATTCGATCCATTCTTCCATCATACAATGATGCCAAGAATATTGTTGTATCGTCATCTCCACACACGTACAGAATTTTGTTTATTCTTTTAAGTGTGGGTATCATTCTCAAAAAGGTTTGTTCTTGATCAGGTTCGAATCGTTTTTCTCTCTTGTCCAAATCAAGAAGCATACACTCGTGGTTAAATTCAAGTGGTTTCATAAAACATCAAATGCTAATGTACAGTCATTAAGGTTCTATGAACGATAGTTCTTAGTTAGTGACGTAGAGCGAATACAATAAAATAAACAGATAATATATCAACGCAATTTGAATAATAAGTGACCACATACGCCATTACATAAGGTGCCATTTTATTGCGTATTCTAAATTTGGTAGGCATTGTCCAATTTTAGATTGACAAACAATGTTGAAATAAACACTACAAGAATAATGAGCAATAGCGCTATTGCCCCGTTTTCTTGTAGTGAAAAGACGTAAATATAGGAGTAAGTTATGTCAAATAAGTGATTTAAGCATTTTCGActaaaaaagtaaaataaaaatgcTAATCTTAGGTAAACTCTTGGATGATCAAATCAGGGCCCTAAATGGTGGAATTCGGATCCGACAGTTGGGTAATTAGGATTTGCCAAATGATCCGGCTTGTTGAGATGTTTTCATCAGCTACGTACTTATGGTTCTAGTAACTCACTTGTAGCCCAAGTTATGCTTTTCTAAAgtttaaaccttttcttttatgTTTTCCTTTGCCACTTGGATCAACTCCTCGTTACTAGCATATATAAACATTCTTCATTTTATAATTATATGTGATTTGTTCAAAGTTCATGCTCATCCTCAGTAAATGCATTGATCATAAAAGTAtactttattaattaaaatatgtCAAAGGAATTGGCAAAATGGCAGTGCGTAGTAATCTTCTATGGTTCATTGGTTGTTGAACAAAAAAATAATTGTCCAAACCCGTATAGAGTTTATTATACTGAAGATATATATACAACTCCACTACACGGTTGGCGAAGTCATGGTCATGATTAGGGGTGGCAACAAAAACCCATCCATGACATTTTAGGTTATTTTAAACTCTTTAAAAAAGGAAATGAGTAAGAATAGGCTGGGGAAATAGTCAAGATGGTTTAGGATGAGTTTTAAAATATCGATCTAAGTTTTAACATGGGTGggtttttaactttttaaccCTAAAACGCATCACACTTTTATACGTACGTAATATAACCCTAAAATGAACACTTTTGTCTTCATTTTTCAATTGTTATACGTACTCAATATTTTAAACATGATTTTAAAAACTAGATTGATTGAAACAATaatctatttttctaataaaggTGATTTAGAAGGTTTTAAGCATTTTAAAAACCTTTTGGGTGACTTTTTCTTCTAACCCATTTGACTCGTTTTCATTTTGCCAATTTTTAAAATTTACCTTGTTTTAGTCTATCCCATTCTGCTGTAATTGGTTTTGACTTTTGAACTATGCTTTTGTGTTTCCTTTGTTGTTGTACTATAGGGCTAGATGCTATCCTGATCCTACTTTTTTTTATATTACTTTGTTACTCTCTGTTTTAGCCTTTTTCATGTTGGAAAATGAGTATTCTAGGGGTGGCAGACATTTATGGTTAGTGAATGGAGCATTTGGATGAAGTGAACAAGTGGTTGCAGCAATGAAATCATACCTAGAGGCACTAATGGAGTGTTCCGAACCCTGGTACTCGAGTAACTGGTTCGTTTAAATCTGAAACTGACGGACTTGTTTTGGTGTAgatgttttttttattgttttacaatttttaattttttttatttttattatttttaaaattttttttttattttttaaaagttttcttatttttttatttatttatatttttagcctATCATGCCCAAATCCATCTTGACAAAAACACATCCTAACTCATTTCTTAATAAACATATCCTAACTCATACCTATACTAACCTATTACCCAAACCTGCCCAACACACCCATTTTGCCACCCTATCATGATACTACCGGCCACTCAAGCCTTTGATTCTTGATGAACCAAACTAGCTCAAATTAAAACAAAGATAGCCATTTATTATTAAGTGGCAacatgtatatgtgtgtgtatatatgtgtggtGTTCAAAAGTAGACTAGTTAACAGCTGGTTCCTGCAATAGGGCTCCTGCATTAACAAGCATAGGTTGTAGAGACTGCTCAAGGTGAAGGCTAATAATCTTACTAGCCCCACCAACATATTCACCTCCTATGAACACAGCAGGCGGGTTTCGCCCCCGTCTCAAAAGGCTTTGCTCGATTTCGTGACCTTTCACGATCTGATCTAGCTCGTAAACCACAGGGTTTACTCCGAGCTCCAAAAAAAGTGTCCTTATCGAGTGACAAATGCAACACGCACTCCTACTGAATATCACCACTGGCCACTCGGTCACCATTCGCATCGCCATATCCATTGTTAAAGTTGTATTATTGgttttataagtttttataaAAACGTGTATATGGGAGGACTGGAAAGATTATAGAGTTTGGTGTAAGGAGGGGAAGAAACCATGTCGTCGTTATATAGAGTTTGTGGAATAATATTGTAATGATGTTGAaaaggaaaaagccataaaatTATGTAAAACAGAATCGTGTTCTTGACAGCACAATTTGTCACCCATCAACTATGTTGATATTTTATGTATCTAAAGTTCTACCATTAGTATCTTTGGAACCGACTTTGGGTAAAACAAAAGAAAAGGAGCACACGATTATCATTACTAAGGGTATACGGTATGGTATGAGGATGTCTCCGCCCCGTCGAGCTCCGGTCCTGCCCCTCTACACCATTTCCACTGGTCCGTCGACGTCGTCGCCATCGGCCCCTACACGTTCAAGCCGGGCCACTTTCAAACAAAAGAGCCGTTAATCGGctagttttttttaaattattttttcttTGTCACTTTATAAATATATACACTTTATTCTCCCATTTTAACccaagggtggagatacaataggaagtttatttggctaggaagactaaaagtgatcttgaccattcatttagttaatcaagggctaagattaaatcagagaaattgaaggaaagaaaagaggcgcgtgagtttgtttaggggcattctagtcaatctaagccaatagtttctctctcctccaattcccccccattttttaaacgttaataactctttcatacgacattatttttttttataaaaattgcaccaaaaaaacgagcgtttttttatctttaaaacgagtatactattgctatatttaaaaaaaatatttaaaacccagttgcgtaaaacgcaatagaaaaacccccagttacgtaaaacgcaatgaaaaaaaaaacataaaaaatgacatttttctaaaacgcaatgcaccaaaaacacaaagaaatgatttaattgtaaaacgcaatggccagaaaacacaaagaaatgtcttatttctaaaacgcaataacctaaaaactcaaaagaaaatgtactttctaaaacgcaatggactaaaaacacataaaaatgtgttttacctaaaaggcaatgcaccaaaaacacaaagaaatgtcttatttgtaaaacgcaatggccagaaaacacttaaaaatgactcattctaaaacgcaatggactgaaaacacctaaaaaatgtgttttacctaaaacgcaatgactaaaaacacttcaaaaatgtgttttacctaaaacgcaatgactaaaaacacttaaaaatgtgttttttttttttttctaaaaggcAATAgtcagaaaacacataaaactctcttatttctaaaacgcaatggattttgctgtaataaaaatgcatcagaaaacacataaaactctcttatttctaaaacgcaatggacacataaaactgtctgtgaACTGTCTGTGAATTGTTTGTGAACTGTCTGCGAATTACTGttttcgaaatgagccaatttctggaaaattaattttctgatgcatttttattacagCAATTTAATCGGAAAAAAATTTTCCGAGctgaccccagccaggggctctgccccttggaccccgccaggggctgccgcccctaggaccccgctaccaggggcgctgcccccggaccccgccaagatcgtaaaacgcaatgaataaatcaaaaactcagatcgtaaaaatgaaattaaagaatttcttacatggatcgaagtgatttcttcaacaattgacaatttttgaatgattgaaacacttatcaaccCTCGAAttgaacggatcgagtgattatcttcaaaatcactaGGAAAAAttagattttgtatgaaattaaactgggttttgttcaaaaaaaagctgaagaacacgttgatcgggtgtttgaatcattgattggtgatgaaaatcgcactataatgtagtgattattgagatagaaagtcaagaaatggttgaagatggtgggttttgaaaatggtgggttttgaagttactgggttttgaaaaggaagaagaaagggttgtattgactaaaataccctttttctttattttaaatgttgccacatgttctaatcctattgctttctacacttcctagccaaaataaacttcctatttgatcttttcccttttACCCAAATCTTTCCCATCTCTCTCACTTTTTTATACACCACCTtaatttttataaagttttaggcacgtctt
This genomic stretch from Helianthus annuus cultivar XRQ/B chromosome 8, HanXRQr2.0-SUNRISE, whole genome shotgun sequence harbors:
- the LOC110873105 gene encoding translation initiation factor IF3-1, mitochondrial isoform X1 — encoded protein: MVLFWCRTRQVQLRAISNQLKRCYFQIHESSSIIRGTNIGVVNGPCLSFHRTGSEFGNRVRFFAAPAQVKPKYEGKDKDKDKDKGRPRMNKQINEPYVRLVTDEGHDVVERDVALARATELELDLVEVQSGNPPVCKLMDYNKEMYKKHILEKERTKKKADVSLRKGGLKEVRITHKIDKHDMQTKADTVKRLAERGYRVKCMAVVVPNEDTKKQNLAGLLSRLAALIDDFSIVESGPKIEAKQAYIVVRHSKFGPLKKGTGKKNVLEILNSSISKQSLEEEQSLNEADSDTVEDTDSETETELDSTDDFDQNQRVKAAPEVTNRYAATKQTNNGSENRYATTRPTNGPGVRRQFEPESQSQHQSQNPNNRRGDFSRRGPGESASGYGMFDPPKPNNDSQRDSRPVEVNRYQKGPRPQVPTSRGDYSRENTNMNPGGVRDKQAGFRR
- the LOC110873105 gene encoding translation initiation factor IF3-1, mitochondrial isoform X2; the protein is MNKQINEPYVRLVTDEGHDVVERDVALARATELELDLVEVQSGNPPVCKLMDYNKEMYKKHILEKERTKKKADVSLRKGGLKEVRITHKIDKHDMQTKADTVKRLAERGYRVKCMAVVVPNEDTKKQNLAGLLSRLAALIDDFSIVESGPKIEAKQAYIVVRHSKFGPLKKGTGKKNVLEILNSSISKQSLEEEQSLNEADSDTVEDTDSETETELDSTDDFDQNQRVKAAPEVTNRYAATKQTNNGSENRYATTRPTNGPGVRRQFEPESQSQHQSQNPNNRRGDFSRRGPGESASGYGMFDPPKPNNDSQRDSRPVEVNRYQKGPRPQVPTSRGDYSRENTNMNPGGVRDKQAGFRR
- the LOC110873106 gene encoding monothiol glutaredoxin-S2-like; this encodes MDMAMRMVTEWPVVIFSRSACCICHSIRTLFLELGVNPVVYELDQIVKGHEIEQSLLRRGRNPPAVFIGGEYVGGASKIISLHLEQSLQPMLVNAGALLQEPAVN